Below is a genomic region from uncultured Sunxiuqinia sp..
TCTAAAAGTGAAAGAATAACGGCTTGTGAACCACTAATTCTCTTTGTAGCCATATAAATCTGTTTTTTTTGTTTCTTAATCTATTAATCGTATCGCTCCTTGATCGGCAGAGGAAACCAGGCTAGCATAAGCTTTCAACGCTCTACTTACACTTCTGTTTCTTCCAACAGGAGCGTATGCGTCCTTTCCTTTTGCTTCTTCTTCTGTCTTTCTTTTGTTCATCTCTTCATTAGAAATCAAGAGGTTAATTTTCCGCTCAGAAATACTGATTTCAATTAAATCACCATCCTTAATTAAAGCGATTTCACCACCGCGGGCTGCTTCGGGAGAAACATGTCCGATTGACAATCCGGATGTACCTCCTGAAAATCGTCCATCAGTAATTAATGCACAGGCTTTATCCAGTCTCATCGACTTGATATATGAAGTTGGATATAGCATTTCTTGCATTCCAGGACCACCTTTGGGCCCTTCGTAGCGAATAACAACAACATCACCTGCCTGGACAGAGTCGCCAAGAATTCCATTCACTGCATCATCCTGCGATTGGAATACCTTGGCTGTTCCTTTAAAATTGTGAACCGACGGATCGACGCCTGCAGTTTTTATAATACAACCGTTTCGGGCAATATTTCCAAACAACACAGCTAGTCCTCCATCTTTACTGTATGCATGTTCAAAATTCCGAATACATCCATTCTCCCGATCAACATCCAGCTCTTTATAATAGCTTTCCTGCGATCCCATTACGTTGTTACGCACGCCGCCGGGAGCTGATTTATATTTCTTTATTGCAATATCTGCAACATCTTTGCTTTTTAAGTCGAACTTTTTAATGGCTTCTGCCAATGTATTGCCATCAACCCGAGATACGGAAGTATCCAATAATTTGGCTCGATCCATCTCTGCTAGAATTCCAATAATCCCTCCCGCACGGTTTACATCTTCAATATGATAGTCTGAGTTTGGAGCAACTTTACAAAGGTTTGGTGTCTTCCTCGAAAGTTGGTCAATGTCTTCCATCGTAAAGTTAACTCCTGCCTCACGGGCAATAGCCAAAATATGCAATACTGTATTGGTAGATCCTCCCATAGCAATATCGAGTTTCATTGCGTTTTCAAAAACAGCACGAGTGGCAATGCCCCGGGGAGTTACTTTCTCATTTCCATTTTCATAATGATCGTAAGTGATGTCAACAATTCGATCAGCTGCTTCCTCGAATAACCTTTTACGGTTCATATGTGTGGCTACAATAGTACCATTACCCGGCAAAGCCAAACCTAATGCTTCAGCCAAACAGTTCATAGAATTAGCAGTAAACATACCGGAACATGAACCACAGGTAGGACATGCCTCTTGTTCAACCCGAAGAATCGTTTCGTCTGAATAAGATTCATCTGCAGCCATAACCATAGCATCAACCAAGTCGTAT
It encodes:
- the ilvD gene encoding dihydroxy-acid dehydratase, yielding MQKKLRSATTTEGRKMAGARSLWRANGVKEEQFGKPMIAIVNSFTQFVPGHVHLHHIGQEIKAMIEKRGCFAAEFNTIAIDDGIAMGHDGMLYSLPSRDIIADSVEYMCNGHKVDAMVCISNCDKITPGMMMAAMRLNIPAIFVSGGPMEAGKIDEKSYDLVDAMVMAADESYSDETILRVEQEACPTCGSCSGMFTANSMNCLAEALGLALPGNGTIVATHMNRKRLFEEAADRIVDITYDHYENGNEKVTPRGIATRAVFENAMKLDIAMGGSTNTVLHILAIAREAGVNFTMEDIDQLSRKTPNLCKVAPNSDYHIEDVNRAGGIIGILAEMDRAKLLDTSVSRVDGNTLAEAIKKFDLKSKDVADIAIKKYKSAPGGVRNNVMGSQESYYKELDVDRENGCIRNFEHAYSKDGGLAVLFGNIARNGCIIKTAGVDPSVHNFKGTAKVFQSQDDAVNGILGDSVQAGDVVVIRYEGPKGGPGMQEMLYPTSYIKSMRLDKACALITDGRFSGGTSGLSIGHVSPEAARGGEIALIKDGDLIEISISERKINLLISNEEMNKRKTEEEAKGKDAYAPVGRNRSVSRALKAYASLVSSADQGAIRLID